The following proteins come from a genomic window of Acinonyx jubatus isolate Ajub_Pintada_27869175 chromosome C1, VMU_Ajub_asm_v1.0, whole genome shotgun sequence:
- the ID3 gene encoding DNA-binding protein inhibitor ID-3, whose product MKALSPVRGCYEAVCCLSERSLAIARGRGKGPAAEEPLSLLDDMNHCYSRLRELVPGVPRGTQLSQVEILQRVIDYILDLQVVLAEPAPGPPDGPHLPIQTAELAPELVISNDKRSFCH is encoded by the exons ATGAAGGCGCTGAGCCCGGTGCGCGGCTGCTACGAAGCGGTGTGCTGCCTGTCTGAACGCAGCCTGGCCATCGCGCGGGGCCGCGGCAAGGGTCCGGCAGCCGAGGAGCCGCTGAGCCTGTTGGACGACATGAATCACTGCTACTCGCGCCTGCGAGAACTAGTACCCGGAGTACCGCGAGGCACTCAGCTTAGCCAGGTGGAAATCCTGCAGCGCGTCATCGACTACATTCTGGACCTGCAGGTGGTTCTGGCCGAGCCCGCCCCGGGACCCCCAGACGGCCCGCATCTTCCCATCCAG acAGCCGAGCTCGCTCCGGAACTTGTGATTTCCAACGACAAGAGGAGCTTCTGCCACTGA